From [Clostridium] symbiosum, a single genomic window includes:
- a CDS encoding peptide ABC transporter substrate-binding protein, with translation MKKKVSLLLALGLVGTTVLSGCGGGGSKATEPQTIAEATTEAAGSEASTEGAGDTLADKQEMTFVLNNEPDSIDPTVTSNSFATPFLANCFEGLVTYDESGEVVPGNAESWESNDDLTVYTFHLRDGLKWSDGSDLTANDYVYSALRVLTPSTTAQYLNMISDYVVNGEEYYEGKVGAEEVGVKALDDHTLEYTLKAPCPYFVDLVSMQVYLPVQKAAVEANGDKWTQSADSYISNGPFKVTQINMGESYVLEKNENYWNAENVTLEKLTYRYILDTSTALTAFENGEVDGVRMVPSGDIARLKAEKSGLNTAPIYGTVYYNFNCEKEPYNNPLVRKALNLAIDRDALINNVAQLDAVPAFSFYAPGYVVDGKDLTDGRSDFGLSSTANPEEAKKALAEAGYPEGEGFPTIQLSFYSDDNVKKIAEAIKEMWEQNLGIKVEVSSADWAVFYSDVQAGNYEVAAMGWGADYINPMSFLPLLYTNDITNNANYSNAEYDATVDQIKVEKDPAKFAELVKKADEIASSEYAVLPLYYKAENFLLKDYVKGVYMTSSSNLYFKDAKVMAK, from the coding sequence ATGAAAAAGAAAGTAAGTCTGCTTTTAGCCCTCGGCCTTGTGGGCACAACGGTGCTTTCCGGCTGCGGCGGCGGTGGAAGCAAAGCCACGGAGCCACAGACCATTGCGGAAGCAACGACGGAGGCTGCAGGAAGTGAGGCTTCCACAGAAGGAGCCGGAGATACGCTTGCAGACAAACAGGAGATGACATTTGTCCTCAATAATGAACCGGATTCCATTGATCCGACCGTTACCAGCAACTCATTTGCCACACCGTTCCTGGCAAACTGTTTTGAAGGCCTTGTTACCTACGATGAGAGCGGCGAGGTAGTTCCGGGCAATGCAGAGTCATGGGAGTCCAACGACGACCTGACCGTATACACCTTCCATTTAAGAGACGGATTAAAGTGGAGCGATGGAAGTGATTTGACGGCAAACGACTATGTTTATTCCGCACTCCGCGTCCTGACACCATCCACAACGGCCCAGTACCTCAATATGATTTCCGACTATGTTGTAAACGGCGAAGAATATTATGAAGGTAAAGTGGGAGCCGAGGAAGTCGGTGTGAAAGCGCTGGATGACCATACCTTAGAGTACACGTTAAAGGCTCCGTGCCCATACTTTGTCGATCTGGTAAGCATGCAGGTATATTTACCTGTACAGAAAGCTGCAGTTGAAGCAAACGGAGATAAATGGACACAGTCTGCCGATTCTTATATCAGCAACGGACCGTTCAAGGTTACCCAGATTAACATGGGCGAGAGCTATGTCCTTGAGAAAAATGAAAATTACTGGAATGCAGAGAATGTAACGCTTGAAAAACTTACATACCGCTATATCCTCGACACTTCAACTGCCCTTACCGCATTTGAGAACGGTGAAGTAGACGGCGTCAGAATGGTTCCGTCCGGTGACATTGCCCGCCTGAAAGCAGAAAAATCCGGCCTCAACACAGCGCCAATCTATGGTACCGTATATTACAATTTCAACTGCGAAAAAGAGCCGTATAATAACCCGCTGGTAAGAAAGGCATTAAACCTTGCCATCGACCGTGATGCCCTCATCAACAACGTGGCACAGTTAGACGCCGTTCCGGCATTCAGCTTCTATGCCCCTGGCTATGTGGTTGACGGAAAAGATCTGACGGACGGCCGTTCTGATTTCGGCTTATCCTCTACGGCAAATCCGGAAGAGGCAAAGAAAGCGCTTGCAGAAGCAGGATACCCGGAAGGAGAAGGATTCCCAACCATACAGCTTTCTTTCTACTCCGATGACAATGTAAAGAAGATTGCAGAGGCAATTAAGGAGATGTGGGAGCAGAATCTCGGCATTAAGGTAGAAGTAAGTTCCGCCGACTGGGCTGTATTCTACAGCGACGTCCAGGCAGGCAACTACGAAGTGGCCGCCATGGGCTGGGGCGCCGATTACATTAACCCGATGAGCTTCTTACCGCTCTTATACACCAATGATATTACAAACAATGCGAATTACAGCAACGCAGAGTACGACGCTACGGTAGATCAGATTAAAGTTGAAAAAGATCCGGCCAAATTTGCCGAGCTGGTGAAGAAGGCAGATGAGATCGCTTCCTCAGAATATGCAGTTCTGCCTCTGTACTACAAGGCTGAGAACTTCCTGTTAAAGGATTATGTAAAGGGCGTTTATATGACCTCTTCTTCCAACCTCTATTTCAAGGATGCAAAGGTTATGGCTAAATAA
- a CDS encoding oligopeptide/dipeptide ABC transporter ATP-binding protein: MSEQNILEVRDLTKHFKAGGKQMVHAVDGVNLTLKKGRTLGLVGESGCGKSSCARTIIRMYDPTSGEIFLDGENITKLSQKQLKPYRKKMQMIFQDPYSSLNARMTVRDIIAEPLVAHGIVKKKDQSNDLVYPMLERVGLTKEHANRYAHEFSGGQRQRVGIARALILQPELVICDEPISALDVSIQAQVINLLKDFQDEKGVSYLFIAHDLSMVRYVSDDVGVMYLGQLVEVSDAGEIYRNPLHPYTKGLLGSIPVANPKLARQKEKSSIEGDIPSPIHPPSGCRFHTRCPYATKACSEAVPQMKDVGSGHMVACHLY; encoded by the coding sequence ATGAGTGAGCAGAATATACTGGAGGTCAGAGACCTCACAAAACATTTTAAAGCAGGCGGCAAACAGATGGTTCACGCGGTGGACGGCGTGAACCTGACGCTGAAAAAGGGAAGGACGCTGGGACTGGTCGGAGAATCCGGCTGCGGCAAATCAAGCTGTGCCAGGACGATTATCAGGATGTATGACCCAACCTCGGGAGAGATTTTCCTGGACGGAGAGAACATCACGAAGTTAAGCCAGAAACAGTTAAAACCATATAGAAAAAAGATGCAGATGATTTTCCAGGATCCCTATTCCTCCCTCAATGCCAGGATGACGGTCCGCGACATCATTGCCGAGCCTCTCGTGGCCCACGGCATTGTGAAAAAGAAGGATCAGTCGAATGACCTCGTCTATCCGATGCTGGAACGCGTGGGCCTTACAAAGGAACATGCCAACCGGTACGCCCATGAATTTTCCGGCGGCCAGAGGCAGCGTGTGGGAATTGCAAGAGCGCTGATCCTGCAGCCCGAGCTGGTAATCTGCGATGAGCCGATTTCCGCCCTGGATGTCTCAATCCAGGCGCAGGTTATCAACCTCTTAAAAGATTTCCAGGATGAAAAGGGCGTTTCCTACCTTTTCATTGCCCATGATCTGTCCATGGTGCGTTACGTATCGGACGACGTGGGTGTCATGTACCTGGGGCAGCTGGTGGAGGTCAGCGATGCCGGGGAGATATACAGGAACCCTCTTCACCCGTACACAAAGGGGCTTTTAGGAAGTATTCCCGTGGCGAACCCAAAGCTTGCCAGACAGAAAGAAAAAAGCAGTATTGAGGGAGACATCCCGAGTCCGATTCATCCGCCCTCGGGCTGCCGTTTCCATACGAGATGTCCGTATGCGACAAAGGCCTGCAGCGAGGCGGTACCGCAGATGAAGGATGTGGGAAGCGGGCATATGGTGGCCTGCCACTTATACTGA
- a CDS encoding peptidylprolyl isomerase: protein MKCVITTEGFGEMVFELYPEHAPLTVKNFVDTAESGFYDGLAWCRIVKDYVIQSGSPDNDIMTDSDWHIKGEFEENGIHNPIPHIRGAISMARDDGFDTAGTQFFVVHKDAHKLDGRYAAFGQMVSGFEVLDRIAGLPTSGAETWNKPVEMPVMSSVKIERE, encoded by the coding sequence ATGAAATGTGTGATTACAACAGAAGGTTTCGGCGAGATGGTCTTTGAACTCTACCCGGAGCATGCGCCGCTCACGGTGAAAAACTTTGTCGATACGGCGGAAAGCGGGTTCTACGACGGCCTTGCCTGGTGCCGGATTGTGAAGGATTATGTGATTCAGTCGGGTTCTCCCGACAACGATATCATGACGGACAGTGACTGGCATATCAAAGGCGAATTTGAGGAAAACGGGATACACAATCCGATTCCCCATATAAGAGGCGCCATCTCCATGGCCCGCGACGACGGCTTTGACACGGCGGGCACCCAGTTTTTTGTGGTGCATAAAGATGCCCACAAGCTGGACGGCCGTTACGCCGCTTTCGGGCAGATGGTATCCGGCTTTGAGGTGCTCGACAGGATTGCCGGACTTCCTACTTCCGGGGCCGAGACGTGGAATAAGCCGGTGGAAATGCCGGTGATGAGTTCCGTGAAGATTGAAAGAGAATAA